The DNA sequence CGGTGGTCCTCCATCAGCTTGACCAGCGTGGCGATCGCCTCGGTGCCGAAATCGTTGCCGCCGAACGTCGGCACGAGCGAGTACGCCTCGTCGATGAACAGCACACCGCCGATCGCCCGCCGGAACTCGGCCGCGGTGCGTGGACCGGTGTGCCCGATGTACTCACCGACCAGGCTGCTGCGGTCGACCTCGACGAGGTGACCGCGCCGTAGCAGGCCGAGCGCCTTGAGCAGGCGCCCGTACAGCCGGGCGACCGTCGTCTTGCCGGTGCCCGGGTTGCCGGCGAAGACCAGGTGCCGGCTCAGCGGCGGGGCCGGCAGCCCGGCCTCCTGACGGAGCCGGACCGTCTGCATCAGCTTCACCATCGCGGCCACGTCGCTCTTGACCCGGTCCAGGCCGACCAGCCGGTCCAGTTCGGCGAGCACGTCGTCGAGGTGCTCGTCGGGCGGATCCGGCTCCGACGACGCCGCGGACGGCACCACCGCGCCGGCCGCTGCCGTGGCAGGCACCGTCGGCGGCGGTCCGGGCACCGGCGACGTCGGCATCGACGAGGTGGCCACGTCGTGCACGACGCAACGCTCGAAGACCGGGCGGGCACCGTCGTCGGTACCCAGATCCTCCGCGCAGTCGGTGATCCGGCAGTCGCGGAACACCGGGTCGGCCCGTGGCCCGCAGTGCACCGCCGGGAATCCGGCACCGGTCACGTCGCAGGAGTCGAACACTCCACCGGCGTCCCCGGCCACGAAGATGCCGTTCTTGGCGGGTCGGAACACGCGCAGGCCGGACACCTCCGGGCGTGCCCCGGTCCACACCACCAAGGCGGACCCGGCGCTGTCCTCGATCGTGCCGCCGTCGATCCGGGCCTGCCCACCGGAATCGACGACGATGCCGGCCGTACCGGCGAACACCACCCGGGTGTCCTGCAACCGTGCCGCACCGCCGTCGCCCACGTCGACCCCGGTCCGTCCCGGACGCTGCACCACGCAACCGTCCAGCTCGACCCCGACGGGTGAATCGACGCGAACCCCGATTTCGGTGTCGACGATCCGGCAGCCACGGGCCGACAGTCCGGCATCCCCACGCACGTAGAGGCCGGTCATGGTGATGTCGGCGACGGTGCTTTCGACGAGCTCCGCACGGGCCGAACCGATCGCGTGGACACCATGCTCGGCACTGCCCCGGACCCGGCAGTCGACCAGCCGGACCACCACATCGTCGGTCAGGTGCACCGCGCTGAACCGGCTACCGACCAGCCGGCAGTCGACCAGTTCGGCGGTGGCGGTGCCGGTTGCCATCAGGCTGTTCGCCCCGGCGTCGACGATCGAGCAGCCGACCGCAGCCAGCCGGGCACCGTCGCGGACGACCACGCCGCTGGCTGCCGGGGCGGTGAGCCGGCAGTCGGCGAGCGACACCTTGCCGGTGCCGCAGATCTGGATGGCGGCGGCGCCGGCGCCGTTCAGGTGCGATTCGACGGCCTTGACCACCGCCGCGTCCTCGACCGACAGTCCCATCCGGGCGGGGTCGCTGACCCGGCATTCGGTCAGTAACGCGCGGGAGTGTCCATGCAGGTGCAGTCCGGACCCGGTCGTCGCCGTCACGCGCAGCCGGGCCGCCCGGAGCACGGCGCTGCCGGACAGCGACACCCCGGTGCCGTCGATGTCACGTACCACGGTGTCCTCGGTCCGGGCCCGCACGGTGCCGGAGAGCGCGAGCGCCGTACCGGTGACGTTCGCGATCTGGACACGGGTGAGCACCAACGCGGTGCCGTCGGACCCGGGGCCGTGCTCGCCGTCGCCGGGACCGTGCTCGCCGTCGTCGGGTTCGGTGGTCGCGGTCGCCTCGACCCGGCCGCCCAGCACGGCACAGTCGGTCAGGACCAGGCCCGCACCGGCCGGCACGGCCACCGCGACGAGGGCCGAGTCCGCACCATGGATCTCGAACCCGACGACCGTGCAGTCCGTCACGGCCACCGTCAGTGCCGGACCGGTCGCCGCCGGACGCAGAACCACACTGCCCGGTCCCTGCGCCGCCTGCAGCGTCACGGGTGTGGACAGGCACAGATTTTCCCGGTACTCCCCGGCGGGGACGCTGACCACGTCACCCGGGGCGGCGTCCCGCAACGCCGCAGCGATGGTGCGATGTCCGCGGAACGCGTTCCGGGTCACCCGCAGGACCTGTGCGCCGTTCACGCGACCTCCTTCTTCGGGTCGTCGTCCTTCTTCGGGTCGTCGTAGTGCGGTGGTGGCAAATGGTCTATCAACATCGGGTACGTGACGAAGTTGTACAGCGACTTCTCGCCTGACCTCATCACCAACTGGTGGAGGGTGTCCCCGATGCCGAGGGGGTTGTAGAGCCGGCCACGGGCGTAACCGACCCACGCGGTGGTGAGCACCGAACCGGGCAACCCGCTAGGAACCGACGCCAGGGCCAGGACGCCGCCGTACTCCAACGCCTCCGAGAAGGTCGGGTCGACCAAGTCGCCGGCCTTGTTCTCGTACCCGAAGATGGCAGCGCTCGCCGTTCCGTAAATGAAGCTGGTGACGACGCTGGTGCCGAGTCCGTAGAAGAAGTTGAAGGTGGTGCCCCGCCAGCGCACCGGATGGTCCGGCCCGGCCCAGTCGGTCCGCCAACTGTCGTCGTGGTTCAACGGGCGGCGGCTGGGGGCGTAGCCGCTGTCAAGGTTGCTCAGCCCCAGCCGGTAGTTGTGCAGCGGACCGTGGCGCCAGTCGATGAGCGCCGCCCCCAGACCGGACTTGACACCCGCGCCGACCCCGGCGCGCAGCAGGGCCTTTGCGACGTTCTCGAAGCCGAATTCGTCACCCGTGACCAGCGCCGCGAAGGCCGAGAACCCGAGACCCACCACGAACTCGAACACGAACTCGTAGCCGAAGTCGAACGCCATCTTCTTCAACACCAGCTCGGTGTACGACCGGTACGCCGCCTCGCCGAGCAGCGCGCCGTCGGGCCCGACTGCCGAGCGGCCCCACGGCATCCGGTGGATCTCGTGCAGCGTGCCGTTCCAGCCACGCATCGCCTCGAGCATGCCGCGATACTCGAGGTCGCGACCCACGATCGTGAATCTGCCCGGGTCGATCGGGCTCGTCGGGTCCGGGCTGAGGTAGATGTTGTGGTCCTCGCGGCGCAGGGCCACCAGAATGTCGTTCTCGCGGTAGACCCGCCACTGCCCGCGCCACGCGTCGGTCTCCTTGTAGAGGCCGGTCGGCAGCGGCTGGCCATCGAAACCGGTGAACTCCAAGGGCTTGCGGCTACGGACGACGATGCCTTGGTCGAACTCGTTCCACACCCTCCGGTCGGTGATGTCGGGGTACTCCCGCACGCGTGCCACCGGAACGTCCGCCGGGATCTCACGGATCACCGTCCCGCCCGGACGACCGTCCCTGATCAGGTCCTGGAACCGGTTCGCACCGCTGACCCAGTCGTCGACCCATTCGCCGGTGGGGCTGAGCCACTGACGTATCGGAGTGCCCTCGACCGGTTGCGGGAGGACCCGGCCGTGGCGGTCGAGCTTCTCCCAGCGCCACCCGAAGCGGCCGGTCTCCGGGTCGTAGTTCCGCCAGGCCCGGACGGTGTCGCCGTCCGCCAGAGCCCGCACGTCGCGGATCACCACGCCGTCGAAGAAGTCCTGGAAGGACTCGTCGTAGGTCATCGCCGGGTTCCTGGTGAACAGGTTGTAGACCCGATCGCCGCTATGGCCTTCGCTGTCGACCCACTGCCACGAGCGGTTGCGCAACTCCGCCACCGGCCGGAACCCGTCCCAGATCGAGCTGTCGTCCAGCGGCTTGGCAGCCACCCATCCGCCACGCGGGGCCGCCGGACCGGCGGCGGCCTCGGCCGGCGACCCGGCCGGGGTGGGGTTGGCGGGTGGTTCGTTCAGCTGCGGCCAGGTGTCGGCGCGACCGCCGACCAGGCCGTGCTTGCCGCGTCTGACCCAGTCCTGGCCCGCCAACTGCTCGGCGATCCCATCGGGCTGCGGCGGGTTGCGGAACTCCGTCACCGCCCCGTCCGAGTGGCCGATCCGCGCCACCCGGAGGGTCTGCCCGTCCAGGAAACGGTCCTCCCAGGCGTGGCCCGCCCCGTCGAGGTCGACCCGCAGACCGGACCGCTCGCCACCGACGCCGCGCTCCGACCAGCGGTACGTCACCGTACCGGGCTCCGGTCGCAGGTCGACGGCGCCGGGGGCCACCAGGTCGTCGCCGACGGTCAGCGTGTTGCCGTTGTCCAGCTTGACGAAGGCCCGTTGGAACGAGCCGTCCGCGGCGATGTCGATGTAGCCGCCGTTGTACGTGGTGAACCTGGTGCCGCTGCCCAGCGGCGTGCCGTCGACGGCGGTGGCGGTCCAGCGAGAGACGCGGAATCCGCTGTCTGCGGCAAGGTGCGGCCAGCGTTGCTGAAGCGAGTCCGGCACCACCCCGCTGAGGTGGCGGAGCCAGCCGGGTGGGCGTTGCTCCATCCAGCGTTCGACGGTCAGATGGCCACCGGTCGCCAGTTCGGTCTGGCTGCCGGTCACCGCCTTGCGCGGACTGATCCGCTGCCACAGTTCCGAACGGTCCCACTGTCCCGACGGGGCCTGGACCAGGCCGTACTCGAGATACTGATGCTGCCGATCCGGCCAGGTGAACTTCTTCCACTTCTCGTGCACGAGCGCCCGGTCCGGCGAGCCGGCGGCCCCGAGGTGGTCGGTCCACCCACCGAACAGCTTCTGGGTACGCGGCCCGCTGGCCACGTACGCGTTGGTCGCGTCGTCGAACCGGTGCCAGGTCCAGCCGCTGGCCGGGTCGTTCAGGGCGAGCACGTGGCCCTTGTGCAGTCCGGCCTGGAACTCGTGCACCTTCACCCCCGACGCCTCGTCCCACCAGTAGTTGCCGGTGACGTCGAAGTAGCGCGTGCCGCTGGCCACCTGCGCCCCGGTGTGGTCGGTGACCTGCCACACCGGCCATTTGTAGAACGCGACGAACGCCGGTGGGGTGAACGCGTTCAGCAGCCGCCCGTCGGGCAGTTCGATCGTTTCGAGGACCTTGAGGGCGGTGGCGTCCTGCCTGATGAACGTCGTCACGCCGCCCTCCAGACGCCGTTCGAACCCGGTCACGTCGTCCAGTCCGGCGGTCTTGAGCTCCCAGCCGCCGGTTCCGGTCCGGACCAGGAACTGGCCGTCCAACGAATGACCCTCGTGTCGCAGTGGGACACCGACCGAGGTGAGTCGATGATCGGCGTCGAGAAGGTGGAACGCCCCGCCATCGTGGGTGATCCGCAGTCCCGCGCCGTCCACGTCCACGCGGTATCCGTTCATGAGCAGCCGGTTGACATCCTCGACATGCCAGCCCGGCCCGTCCATGTGCTGCACCAGAACGTGGTCCCGGAGCGGGTTGCCGGCCCAGCGGACCCCGTCCTCCCCGAGCCGCAGCGGACGGCCAATCGCAACGAGGTCACGGTCGCCGTTGAACCGGTGGAAAATCCCGGCGTCGTCGGTGACCTGCAGGACGTTCTTTTCCGCATGGACGGTGTAGCCGACATTCAGCTCGTCGACGGTTGACCCCAGGTGCCAGGTCCTGGCGGATCGGTCCACCACCGCGTACATGCCGTCCAACGGATGGTCCCCGCGCAGCAGCAGACCGATGCGGCTGACATGAAGTTGATCGTCGAGCCGGTGCACGATGTCCCTGCCGTCGATCCGCCAGCCGCCCCCCTCCAGCCGTTCGACCCCGTACGTGTCCAGCTTGGACCGGGATGCATCCGTCAGGTACGGCGTACCGTCACCGGACGGCGAGACCAGATAGTGGTCCCGCAACGGGTGGCTCGTGCCCGCGACCTTCGTACCGGTGGCGGTGACGCTGAGGTCGTCGCCGACGACGTGGAACCCACTCCCGTCGACTTTTACGATCGTCATCGGCATGTCCCCGTCGGCGGGGACGAGGTGGTGTTCATCGTCCACCGTCCACGAGTCCGCCGACCGACGCTCGACCTGCCATGCCGCACTGTCGAGGTCCTGGACCAGGACGTGTTCCTGCGGGCCGCCGAGCGGCACGGACCGACCCTTGGCAACAGGAGTCCAGTCAGCCGCGAAACGGGCGAAACGGCCTTCCACGAGCACGATGTGCTTGCCTTCCGACAGGCCGTGGTATCCGGAGAGTGGTGTTTCGTCGGCGTTGACAACCTGCCAGGGCCCACCGTTCTTACGGAGCGCCTGCCCCGACGGGAGCAGCCAGGTCGGAAGGTCACGGCCCTCGGCGGTCACCACACCGTCCGGGCCGAACCGGAACCAGCCGGCTTCCGGCGACTCGACGATGAATTCGGATCCGGCTCGTTTCACCTCCTGTTGAATGCCGTTGCGTTCCAGCCACATGCTGTCCTCGGCGTGACCGCGCATGAAGAACCATCCGTGGCCGGCGACCCCGTCCCCACCGGAGATCCCGACCCCGGACGCCACAGGCTCGTACCGATCGCCGTTGCGCCCGAGGCGGTATCGCCACACGTTCGTGTCGCCGACGATCGACGCCGTTCCACCAAACTCGCCGAGATTGAACGTGTAACTGGTCGGGGCGCCAACCAGATCCAGCACCTGGTACCCGGCCGGCTGACCCCCGGCGTCGCGTATCGGCTGCACCTGGAGGCCGATCGTCTCGTCGCGGAGCACACTGTTGCGGACCGGCGTGCCGCGTGGGGCCCCCACGCTCGGCTGCCCGTCGCCGCCCCCAATCATGGGGTTGTGCCAGGCACGTTCCCGGTCGATCCGGTCGGTGGCCGCGTGGGCGGCTTCGATGTCCACGTCCAGCTCACTCAATTTGTCTTCGAGCGCACGCATCTTCGCCGGCTGGCCGGTCAACCGGGCGGTTTCGTACTCCTGCCATAGCTCGAACCGCTGCGCCGTGATCGGGTCGTTGGCGGCACCGAAGATTCCCCGGTACAGCAGGTGCGACTGGCCGTTTTCCAGGTATCCGGCGAAAGGCCGTGGATGCTGATGCACCTGGGCGTGGACCGGCTCGGAGCGGACCGGGACCGTGGTCGGACGCGCTGCCGTCCCGGCCGTTTCCGGGACCGTTGCGGGGCGGACCGTGATGCCAGGCGTTACCGGCGTCGGCGTAGCACGCACCGCAACCCCGGCCGACTCCGCCGTCGGCGTAGCACGCACCGCAAGCCCAGACGTCTCGGAACGGACCACCGTACCGGCCTTTTCCGGCGTCATCGCACCGGTCGGCACCGATGGTGCCTCGGCCCGGCCCCTAGCGACCAGGTCCAGCGCTGCCGCCTCGAGCCGCGCCATCGATCCACCGGGCAGAGTGGTCGCGCCGGACCCGGCGACGTCGACGGGGGTGGCACGGCCGAACCCGGTCGCACCCGATGGAACCGGCACGGCCACCCCCATGTCCGCAGCCGTCACCGTCGGCCGGGCCGTGGTTCCCACGGCGTGCTGGGCCTGCAGTCCCAGCATGCGCTGGTCGTGGGTGCTGGCCGCCACCGTGGGCAGGTCGGGGGTGAGCGCGCCGGGCTTGTGCGTGACCACCGAGCCGCTGCCGGGCAGCTCGACCGGGTGCATCGCCGCCCGTCCGGTCTGGGGCAGATGATGTCCGATGGCGGGCGCCACGTCGGGGCCGGACGCTGCGGTGACGACGACTTTGTGGGCCGACGGCGACTCGACCACGGAGGTCACGGTGTGTAGCAGTCCAGTGGAGAGGTCACCGGACGGCGCCGCCGACGGAGTGAGCAGGCCGCCGGGCGTGGTCGAGAAGCCCTTCGGCGTCACGTCGCCGAGCCATGCGCCGGTCTTCACCTGCGCCAGTTCGCTGCGGGTCAGGTCGACGAGAGCGTCCACCTGGTGGCTGACGTGCAAGCTGAGGAAGTGACTGTCGGTAATGGACATTCCACCGGCCGGCGGGTGAGGTCCGGGCCCGTGCGGCGTCATCCAGCTGGGGGGCAGGGCATCGAACATCCTGGGGTGCAGCGGCCAGTCCGGGACCGCCAGGTGGACGAGCCGGCTGGCGGGCAGGTCGACAAGCGCGTCGACGGTACGGCTGGCCCCGCCGACCATTGCGCTCCCACCACGCAGGGGCATCGACATGCCGAACAGGTACCTGCTGAAGATGCCCCGCTCGATGAGCGCGACCTTCATGGCCGGACCCACGCCGAGCAGGGTGATCTCGGTCGCCTCGGCCGGGGTGATGATGCGCAACCATTTGTGCCCGCCCAGTTCCCCGCGCAGGGAGAAGCTCTTGATCCCCTGCCAGACGGATGCGATGCCCCGACCCAGCATCGGAACCCCGTAGTAGACGGCTTTGAACGGCAGGGCGACGACCGTCAGACCGAACTTGCCGAGCCCGACGATCCCGGTGCCGACCCAGTTCGCCGTGCCGATGGCGGTGCCGTACCGACTGGTGTTCAGGCGCAGGCCGTTGCCGAGGTGGGTGGGCAGGTTGGCGAGTTTCGAACCGCCCTTGACCACTTGGGTGCCGCCTATTTTGATCCCTTTGCCGACGGCGCCACCGGCCTTGAGCAGCAGATAGCCGAGCGGTGCCGTGGTCGTGGACCCCACCATGTTCAGGGTGGCGAAGAGCATCTCCAGACCGCTCGCCTTGCCCTGCGCGAAGGCGATGCCGGTCTTGACGAAGATGGCGGCGTTGGCGGCGATCGCGGCCAACGCGATCGGGCCGCCGAACACCAGCCCGGCGACGAACAGGGCCAGGGCGACCTTGCCGAAGTCCTGCCAGAACTCCTCACAGGCACCGATCGGCGAGGAGATGCTCTGCGACGCAGCCTTGATCTTGGCAGCGGCCGACCGAGCCGCCTCCTGCTTCGCCTCACCGGCCGCCTGCGCCGTGGCGGCGTGCTCGTGCCGGGCCGGGTCGTCATCCTCCAGCGCCGCAGCGTCCCTCAGCGCCCGGTCCGCCCGATCCTGCTGGATACGCAGCTCACCGGCGAAGCTGTCCAACGCCCCGGCGGCCGCGTAAAAGGCGCTGCAGAGCGTCTGCACGTATCGACGGAGATTCGAGTCGATCAGGTCCCGGAGCGCGTCGGCGGCCTTACCGGCGAAGGCCTCCGGGCCGGTGGTGCGCAGAATGGCGACGAACCCCTCGTCGACCCTGAGCGCGAGCCTGCCGAGCTGGCGCAGCGAGTCCGCCAGTTCCTCCAGGCGACCGGGGTCGCCGGGGGTCGGGTCGGACTTCAGGCCGAGCACGTGCCAATCCGTCGGGCGCCCCACTGTCGCGGCTCCAATCCTCTGGCAGGTGGGTCGTCGCCGACCCGGCGCGCACCGGCGCTGGGCCGCCTACCCGGACACGTTTGAAGGCCGCGACGGGTTCGGATCCCGGCGGTCGGCATGGAACGGATCACACGGCCGGCCCCGGCGACACGAACCGGAGGACGGGCTCAGACGTGTTCTCACCGAGTGACCGGTCCAACGTACGGAGGTGGTGGATGGCCGAGCTGGCAATGAGCTACAGCAGCCTGTACCAGGCGAAGGACGACCTGTACCGGCTCGCCGAACAGGTCGGCCCGGAGATCAAGAAGACTCTGTTCGCGCAGATTGGCAACAATCCGACCGTGGTGCCCCAGGGACGTTTCGCCGGCATCCCGGCCGGCGGCGAGCAGGTGTTGGACCTGGTCGGCGACCACGATCTAGCGCGGGCGATCAGGGTCCTGTACCGGCAGGTCAAAGGCACGATGGACGACGCCGAGCCGCGTCTGGAACAGCTTGGTGACCTGTTCGGCGCGGTGGCCGACGCGTTCTTCGAGGCGGACTCGCAGCTGGCAGCGGCCGCCTCGACCGCGGCGGTGAAGGGCCACCAGAGCGTCTGGCAGGCCCAGCAGGAGCAGTACGACCAGTACCTGCAGGCCTGCGGCCCCGACGTCCCGGACCCGCCCGAGAACTGCGACCAGACGGTCCCGAAACCGCCCGAGAAGCCACCAACGATGTGGAGCCTGAAGACCGACGACGACGCGGGTGAGCTCACCACCGAGGTCACCCTGGACGACGACGGCGAGGTCTTGGTGGAAAAGACGGTCGCCCGCTACGACGGCCATGAATGGAGCGTAGTCACCACGTACGAGGACGACCACCGCTCGTACACCACGATCACGACAGCGGTCGACGGCAGCACGACGAAATCGGTGGCGAAGATCGAAGAGGACGGCTCCGGAACCATGACGAACACCGACGCGGACGGGTACCTCACCAGTTACGTCCGCGGGGACGCGGACGAGGAGTGGAAGTTGGTCGGCAAGTCGGCCGAGGAGCAGGCCAAGGAGGAGGCCAGCGAGCTGAACAACGGGCAATATTTCTGACCATCACGACCGGACAAGGGAACCGACATGCCTGACATCTCACTGATCTCCGAAAAGGTCGAGACCACCGTCACCAGCTTCATCAACGCCAACCACGACATCCTGGCCCGGATCAGTGTCCTGAAGAACGAACTGAACGGGATGTTCGACGAAGGACTGGTGCTCAAGCAGAGCACGCCGGCGCTGCGGGAGTCGTACGACCAGTTCAACACCAATCTCACGGCCGCGATCCAGGGCCTTGAGTCGTTCGCGAAGCAGTTCAAGGGCATCAAGGACGGTCTGCTGGAGTTCGACACGAAGATCACCGAGCAGATCAAGAGCAGCGGCAGGTAACGATCCGGGGCCGGGGCCGGGCGGGTGGGTACCCGCCCGGCCCCGGCCGTTCAGTCCCCGCGCAGCGCAGTCAGCGGCACCTGGACCGCCACCGCCGTACCGTGCGCCCCGGCGGTCCAGGCCCGACCGACCGGTGACACACCCCGCAGCAGGTTCATCGGCAACCGCAGACCGACCAGGTCGGCCTCGGCCGGCGTGCGCGGCTGGAACACCAGTCCCCGCCGGGACCGCTTCACCGCGCTGAGCCAACTGCCCATGGCCATGCTCAGGGAGTCGACCGCCCCCGCGCAGACCAGTGCCATACCGTGGTCCCGGCCGGTCGCCGCCACCTCGCGCAGCACCCGGTCCGCAGCGGTCGAGGCGAGCAGGTCCGCGTCGTCGACGAGCACCACCCGCGGGCCGGTGAGACTGTCCAGTGCCGACTGCACCGACTCCGCCGACGGGTCGGCGTCGGCCAGCAGGCGCACCGCCGGGTGCCGGCCGAGCGCGTGCAACGGCGACTCACGCGGGGTGAGGACCACCAGAGCGGTCCCGCCTGCCAGCAACGACACGGCCAGTGACGCGAGTGCGTTGCTGCGTCCCGACCCGGTCGGCCCGGCGATCACGAACGTCGACGTGGCGCCGATCAGATCGACGGTGACCGGCCCCGCGTCGTCGTTGCCGACGCCGAGCAGTGCCCGCAACGGCCTGCGGTCCTCGTCCGGCACCCGGCCCAGGACGTCGGCGAACTCGATCCGGGCCGGCAGGGCGGCGATCGGAAACGGTCGGGGGCCGACCGGGGCACCGACGCCGGACCGGGCCTCGGCGCCGATCCGCCGCAGCGCCTCCGCCTGCAGCTTGCCCGCCGGGTCGGCGGTGAGCAGCGCCACCTGGGTCTCGACCTGGTGGACCGCCTCCCAGCCCCGGCCGGGCGGCACATGGGTCGGTGCCCTGCTCGGCAGGAACCCGACCGCCTGGTACTCGGCACGGTCGGACTGGCGCAGCAGCAGTTTGTGGTCGTTGAACGCGGCCAGCCGACCGCCCAGCAGCGACCGTTCGGAGGTCATCACCAGGTGTATGCCGACCCCGGCGCCCTCCCGCAGCAGCCGGGACATGTCCTCGAGCAGCCGACCGTGGTCGTGTTCCTCCAGCAGCGGCACGAGGGCATCCCAGCCGTCGACGAGCACCAGCAGGTGCGCCGGACGCCGCGCGGCGGGGAGCAGCCCGCGCAACTCGGTCAGGCCCGCGCAGTGATGCTCGGCGCACAACTCCTGCCGTCGGCTCAGCTCCTGCCCGAGTCGGCGCAGCAGCCGCTCCACCCGTTCCATGTCGTGGCGGGACACCACGGCGCCGCAGTGCGGCAGCGCCTCCACCGCGACCAGCCCACCGCCGCCCGCGTCAAGGCCGTAGACGTGCACGTCGCTCGGGTGCACGGCCCGCGCCACCGACCCGGCGATCGTGCGAAGCACCTGGGTACGCCCGGACCGCGGCGCACCGACCACGTACAAATGACCGAACGTGGTGAAGTCGATCACGGCGACCTGTCGGCGCTGCATCGACGGCAGGTCCTGCAACGCGTACGGCACCGGCGGTGGCGCCGCCGGGACCGGCTGTTCCCGGGACACCGCCGGCAGGTCGTCGACGACCACGTGGTCGGGCAGCGGCGGCAGCCACGGGCTCGGCTGCGGCGGACAGTCCTCGAGCAGGTCGGCGGCCCGGACGATCGCGTCGACCAGCGCGTCCAGGTCGGTCGGGACGGGTTCGGGCGGGTCCGGTTCGACACCCTCGGGCACCGGGGTGGTGATCGGGCGACCGAGCCGTTGGACCGGAACCTCGGCCACCGACACCGGCCGACGATGCTTGGCGGCACCCGTCGGTCGGGCGCCGGGACGCTCCGCGCCAAGGTACGCGGCCTGAAACGGGACCGGTTGCCCGGCGCCGGTGCGCACCAGCGCCCGCCCCGGCGTGGTGGGGGAGATCAGCCCCGCCTCGCTGGTCTCGATGACGTCCTGGCTCTCCCCGCTGTTGGTGACCCGCAACGCGATCCGCAGATTGGTGTTGGCGCGGATGTCGGCGGTGACCACACCGGCCGGGCGTTGGGTGGCCAGCACCAGGTGGATGCCGAGGGACCGGCCCCGCTGCGCGATCGAGATCATGCCGGTGACGAACTCGGGCATCTCCCGGATCAGGGTCGCGAACTCGTCGATGACCAGGAGCAGCCGTGGCAACGGCGGAAGCTCGGTGCCGGTCGCCCGCCGGGCCCGGTACGCCGAATGGTCCTTGACCGCCGCCTCGGCGAGCAGATGTTCGCGCCGGCGCAGCTCCGCGGCCAGCGACTGCAGGGCCCGCTGGGCCAGGTGCGCGTCCAGGTCGGTGACCATGCCGAGGGTGTGGGGCAGCATCGCGCACTGCCGGAACGCGCTGCCTCCCTTGTAGTCGACCAGGACGAAGGCCATCTCGTCCGGCCGGTTGGTGGCGGCCAGGCCAGCCACCAGCGACTGGAGCAGCTCCGACTTACCCGATCCGGTGGTGCCGGCCACCAACCCGTGCGGCCCGTCGCGGACCAGGTCGAGAACCAGCGGCCCGTCGTAGCCGAGCCCGATCGGCACCGCCGTGCTGGCCGGGCGCCGTCGCCACCGTTGCACGACGGCGGCCGCCGTGGGTGGTTCGAGCGTGAGAAGGTCGAGCAACCGGGCCTGTTCGGGGAGGCCGCTGTCGCTGTGCGGGCTGACGTCGCGCAGCGGCGCGACGGAACGGGCGACCTGCTCACACAGTTGCACGGTGACCCGGTCGGGACGAATGTCGGCCAGGTCCGGCACCCCGCCGCGCCGCAGCACGAACCCGTCCGCGTCAGCGGCCACGACGGCGGTGCACTCCTCGGGGAGGAGGCGTTCCCGCTCGTCGAGGCAGACGCTGAACACCCGCACCTGCGGCCCGGCGGTGAGGACCTGCACCAGCCCCGGCACGTCACGCATCCGGCGGGCCCCGTCGACGATCACCAGCAGATCCGGATCGGTGAACATCGCCCGCGACATGGAGGAGCCGAGGGCCCGTTCCCGGTTCTCGATCTGCGACACCAGTTCGGCGAGCCGGTTGGCGACGCTCTCCGGGTCGGTGCCGACAGCGACCAGCGGGCCGTTGGCGCCGATCGGCGCCGCGTGCGGCAGCCAACGCACCCAGGCGAACCCGTCGGCGCGGTCCGGCTCGGTGAGCACCACCACGCGCAAATCCCGAGGGCTGTGCAGGACCGCTGCCTGCAACAGCCACCAGCGGGCCAGTTCCCGGG is a window from the Solwaraspora sp. WMMD792 genome containing:
- a CDS encoding right-handed parallel beta-helix repeat-containing protein, producing the protein MNGAQVLRVTRNAFRGHRTIAAALRDAAPGDVVSVPAGEYRENLCLSTPVTLQAAQGPGSVVLRPAATGPALTVAVTDCTVVGFEIHGADSALVAVAVPAGAGLVLTDCAVLGGRVEATATTEPDDGEHGPGDGEHGPGSDGTALVLTRVQIANVTGTALALSGTVRARTEDTVVRDIDGTGVSLSGSAVLRAARLRVTATTGSGLHLHGHSRALLTECRVSDPARMGLSVEDAAVVKAVESHLNGAGAAAIQICGTGKVSLADCRLTAPAASGVVVRDGARLAAVGCSIVDAGANSLMATGTATAELVDCRLVGSRFSAVHLTDDVVVRLVDCRVRGSAEHGVHAIGSARAELVESTVADITMTGLYVRGDAGLSARGCRIVDTEIGVRVDSPVGVELDGCVVQRPGRTGVDVGDGGAARLQDTRVVFAGTAGIVVDSGGQARIDGGTIEDSAGSALVVWTGARPEVSGLRVFRPAKNGIFVAGDAGGVFDSCDVTGAGFPAVHCGPRADPVFRDCRITDCAEDLGTDDGARPVFERCVVHDVATSSMPTSPVPGPPPTVPATAAAGAVVPSAASSEPDPPDEHLDDVLAELDRLVGLDRVKSDVAAMVKLMQTVRLRQEAGLPAPPLSRHLVFAGNPGTGKTTVARLYGRLLKALGLLRRGHLVEVDRSSLVGEYIGHTGPRTAAEFRRAIGGVLFIDEAYSLVPTFGGNDFGTEAIATLVKLMEDHRDEVVVIAAGYPDEMTRFVAANPGLASRFTRTMRFADYDASELVSIVEYQAELHRYQLTGAARDGLERFFAQLPRGEGFGNGRLARQTFQEMTERQAQRVAELADPAAADLVGLNADDLPQCPVPA